One genomic window of Actinoplanes lobatus includes the following:
- a CDS encoding BTAD domain-containing putative transcriptional regulator, protein MDGGARLQVTLLGVFRVSCGDTVLAISGTRLQNLLVRLALAGGRPVTPAVLIDAIWGEEPPSDPAHALQRLVSRLRRALTPDAPDPAVVVQVAGGYRLAVETSDVDAVRFEELAANGQEPALSEAVALWGDRPGVEPAAIAAVAPTVATRLAQTSVEVVADLADAELSSGRAEAAAARLSGLLGEHPGHERAAALLMDALAVLGRQAEALAVYERVRETLADVLGADPGTALRERHLRLLRPEPPRPATGAIVNDLPVPGGSDADLPTPLTSFIGRDDDLARISALLTTGRLATVVGPGGAGKTRLALEAAHRLRHEYHDGVRLVDLAAVTDPAEVTTAVLAAIGPRTGGLLKRADNDDFGVLLAELSGRETLLLLDNCEHLIDTVAHLISSLLPRCSGLRVLATSREPLTVDGEGLVPLAPLELPGPDTSADEARDTASVRLFTARAAAVRPGFAVDETTLPFVVRLVRGLDGMPLALELAAARLRTLSLPDLADGLADRFRILGTGSRTAPARHRTLRAVIAWSWDLLDTGERAVAERIAVLPGGITVRSATAVCKDIADVPDLLAALVDRSLLHLDPVTGRYRMLETIRGYGSERLAEAGALGSARDLAAAYFAALMTEQDPRLRGPGQLDAVRTVDAEYDNTLAALHHLCATGDVTGAIALALHLTWYWQMRGRHADAVHWLSEALAVPGEVPAPARDCARAAYLLNRADITSGISTPDAIADRTEMRELTDRLLAHPHLPDHFRMLGAILLFLQDERAALATFERLADGDDRWSAGLAHMFQAEIAENEGALDRMRHHVEAALDHFHRVGDQWATAAVLPMRATLRRYDDVDGALTDLNEARILADKFGALGLGDQFYRDLNWIDLHLRRGDTSRAIIMLDAARVRAVRASSAEMLVLIDAHEAALRVRTGDLDRARDLLDAAERGLRHVTAFPADHARALVCGTRAALLLVLDDLPGADEALAAAHAAALATRELPVLARVTVQMAAAADRQGQPHRSAALLGAAARQRGAHDRTDPQICELTRRGKAALGEKEFAAAYEAGTRGAQ, encoded by the coding sequence ATGGACGGCGGCGCACGGCTACAGGTCACGCTGCTCGGCGTCTTCCGGGTCTCCTGTGGTGACACCGTCCTGGCCATCTCCGGAACCCGCTTGCAGAACCTGCTCGTACGGCTGGCCCTTGCCGGCGGCCGGCCCGTCACACCGGCTGTGCTGATCGACGCGATCTGGGGCGAGGAACCGCCCTCCGACCCCGCGCACGCACTCCAGCGACTCGTCTCCCGATTGCGTCGTGCGCTCACCCCGGACGCTCCGGATCCCGCGGTGGTGGTGCAGGTCGCCGGTGGATACCGGCTGGCTGTGGAGACGTCCGACGTCGACGCCGTACGGTTCGAGGAACTGGCCGCGAACGGCCAGGAGCCGGCATTGTCCGAGGCGGTGGCTCTGTGGGGTGACCGTCCCGGCGTCGAACCCGCGGCCATCGCCGCGGTTGCGCCCACCGTCGCGACCCGCCTGGCGCAGACGTCGGTCGAAGTGGTTGCCGACCTCGCCGACGCCGAGCTGTCCTCCGGACGGGCCGAGGCCGCGGCTGCCCGGCTGTCCGGGCTGCTGGGGGAACATCCGGGGCATGAACGCGCGGCCGCCTTGTTGATGGACGCTCTCGCCGTTCTGGGGCGACAGGCGGAGGCCCTTGCCGTCTACGAGCGGGTCCGCGAGACGCTGGCCGACGTCCTCGGCGCCGATCCCGGCACCGCTCTGCGTGAACGCCATCTACGCCTGTTACGCCCCGAGCCTCCTCGGCCGGCGACCGGTGCGATAGTAAACGACCTACCCGTGCCAGGGGGCTCAGATGCCGACCTGCCCACGCCCCTGACCAGCTTCATCGGCCGCGACGACGACCTTGCCCGGATTTCCGCACTGCTCACCACCGGCCGGCTGGCCACCGTGGTCGGACCGGGCGGCGCCGGAAAGACCCGTCTCGCGCTGGAAGCCGCTCACCGTCTCCGTCACGAGTACCACGACGGGGTCCGGCTGGTCGACCTCGCGGCCGTCACCGACCCCGCCGAGGTCACCACGGCCGTACTCGCCGCCATCGGCCCGCGGACCGGCGGCCTGCTCAAGCGGGCCGACAACGACGACTTCGGCGTCCTGCTCGCCGAACTCAGCGGCAGGGAGACCCTGTTGCTGCTGGACAACTGCGAGCATCTGATCGACACCGTGGCGCACCTGATCTCGTCGTTGCTGCCACGCTGCTCCGGCCTGCGGGTGCTCGCCACCAGCCGCGAGCCCCTCACGGTCGACGGCGAGGGGCTCGTCCCGCTGGCTCCGCTCGAGTTGCCCGGCCCGGACACCAGCGCCGATGAGGCGCGGGACACCGCATCGGTGCGCCTGTTCACCGCGCGCGCCGCTGCCGTACGCCCAGGTTTTGCTGTCGACGAGACAACGCTGCCTTTCGTCGTGCGTCTCGTGCGTGGCCTCGACGGAATGCCCCTCGCGTTGGAGCTGGCTGCCGCCCGGCTGCGGACGCTGTCGCTGCCCGACCTGGCGGACGGGCTCGCTGACCGGTTCCGCATACTCGGCACGGGCAGCCGTACCGCACCTGCGCGGCACCGCACTCTGCGCGCGGTGATCGCCTGGAGCTGGGACCTGCTCGACACCGGCGAACGTGCCGTCGCGGAACGTATCGCCGTCCTGCCCGGCGGCATCACTGTCAGATCCGCCACCGCGGTGTGCAAGGACATCGCCGACGTCCCGGACCTGCTCGCCGCACTCGTCGACCGGTCGCTGCTCCACCTCGATCCGGTCACCGGCCGTTATCGCATGCTGGAAACCATCAGGGGATACGGCAGTGAGCGCCTGGCCGAGGCCGGCGCCCTCGGCTCGGCTCGTGATCTGGCCGCGGCCTACTTCGCCGCGCTGATGACCGAGCAGGATCCCCGGTTGCGCGGGCCCGGCCAACTGGATGCCGTCCGGACCGTCGACGCCGAGTACGACAACACGCTCGCCGCCCTTCATCACCTGTGCGCCACCGGCGACGTCACCGGTGCGATCGCTCTCGCCCTCCATCTCACCTGGTACTGGCAGATGCGTGGCCGCCACGCTGACGCCGTGCACTGGCTGAGCGAGGCGCTGGCGGTGCCCGGTGAGGTGCCGGCACCCGCACGCGATTGCGCGCGTGCCGCCTATCTGCTCAACCGAGCGGACATCACATCCGGGATCTCCACACCGGATGCGATCGCAGACCGGACGGAGATGCGGGAACTGACCGACCGGCTGCTCGCCCACCCGCACCTACCGGACCACTTCCGCATGCTCGGCGCGATCCTGCTGTTCCTCCAGGACGAGCGGGCCGCGCTCGCGACCTTCGAGCGTCTCGCCGACGGCGACGACCGGTGGTCGGCCGGACTTGCGCACATGTTCCAGGCGGAGATCGCCGAGAACGAGGGCGCACTCGACCGGATGCGCCATCACGTCGAGGCGGCGCTGGACCACTTCCACCGCGTCGGCGACCAATGGGCCACGGCCGCGGTGCTACCGATGCGCGCGACGCTGCGCCGATACGACGACGTCGACGGCGCCCTGACCGACCTGAACGAGGCCCGGATACTGGCGGACAAATTCGGTGCCCTCGGCCTCGGCGACCAGTTCTACCGGGATCTGAACTGGATCGACCTGCACCTGCGCCGCGGCGACACCAGCCGGGCGATCATCATGCTCGACGCCGCAAGGGTACGCGCGGTGCGCGCCTCCTCGGCGGAAATGCTGGTCCTCATCGACGCGCACGAGGCGGCTCTGCGGGTGAGGACGGGCGACCTGGACCGTGCGCGTGATCTGCTCGATGCCGCCGAACGAGGCCTGCGCCACGTCACCGCGTTCCCTGCCGATCACGCCCGCGCGCTCGTGTGCGGCACCCGGGCGGCACTCCTCCTGGTGCTGGACGACCTTCCCGGCGCGGACGAGGCGCTGGCAGCGGCACACGCGGCCGCCCTGGCGACGCGGGAGCTACCGGTCCTGGCCCGGGTGACGGTGCAGATGGCCGCGGCGGCCGACCGGCAGGGACAACCACACCGATCGGCCGCGCTCCTCGGCGCCGCCGCCCGCCAGCGCGGCGCGCACGACCGCACCGACCCGCAGATCTGCGAACTCACCCGCCGGGGAAAGGCCGCGCTGGGCGAGAAGGAATTCGCCGCCGCGTACGAGGCGGGCACTCGTGGAGCACAGTAG
- a CDS encoding DUF998 domain-containing protein, with amino-acid sequence MNDIRQRPASALAFMASGIIYFTGEFIAAAAWTDPPYSYTHHFISNLGVHGPLTAFGQYMYSPLASLMNIGLVLTGLAVLTAVTMLKGLPGGRRAATVITAAVLAIGMILVGLFPGDGGTGGTDYHGIGAILAFLSGNVLVILLGRAHQPLGTSSGLGRLLTVAGALGLLSLVIFGIILASGAGVLIGLSERGIIYPFLIGFVLLGAAFRRRRA; translated from the coding sequence GTGAACGACATCAGGCAGCGCCCGGCGTCCGCGTTGGCATTCATGGCCAGCGGAATCATCTACTTCACCGGCGAGTTCATCGCCGCCGCGGCGTGGACCGACCCGCCCTACAGCTATACCCACCACTTCATCAGCAACCTCGGAGTCCACGGGCCGCTCACCGCGTTCGGGCAGTACATGTACTCCCCGCTGGCTTCACTGATGAACATCGGACTGGTGCTGACCGGCCTGGCCGTGCTGACCGCCGTCACCATGCTGAAAGGCCTGCCGGGTGGACGCCGCGCGGCGACGGTCATCACGGCGGCCGTACTGGCGATCGGCATGATCCTGGTGGGGCTGTTCCCGGGAGACGGCGGCACCGGCGGGACCGACTACCACGGAATCGGCGCCATCCTGGCATTCCTCTCCGGCAACGTGCTCGTCATCCTGCTCGGCCGGGCGCATCAGCCGCTCGGAACATCGTCCGGGCTGGGCCGCCTCCTGACCGTCGCCGGGGCGCTCGGCCTGCTCTCGCTGGTGATCTTCGGGATCATCCTCGCCTCGGGTGCAGGCGTGCTCATCGGCCTGTCCGAACGCGGGATCATCTATCCGTTCCTGATCGGCTTCGTCCTCCTGGGTGCGGCATTCCGCAGACGCCGGGCATAG
- a CDS encoding amino acid adenylation domain-containing protein — protein MMIRGKRVALPSAPVVHQRFEAYAAATPGAVAVVCGGEHVTYGELDAQANRFANLLVSRGYGRGALVGVCLGYSIDLLVTILGALKAGAAYVPLDPTYPPARLRLLLGQVPDLALIVASPATAELVGSATVEVVDLATLRTDLEGRPATAPDVTVTGDDLCYAIFTSGSTGVPKLTAVRHVGWFNLLNWLQDEFGLHRGSNNLVVSAFGFDLSQRSLMTPLFCGATQHLIASRNFDPAMAYRMLERHDIRTVHCASSTLYVLADWEKASGGTALTELDHLLFGGEPLHVERLGNLVGREAGGCVLLHQYGVAECTDVASSFDLAGYRPGDHEIAPVGRPVHNMDIHVLDERMRGVGAGEYGEIGISGAGVGAGYLNGTGPESARFTTVEVDGVPRRLYRTGDRGHVNEDGELVVAGRMDAQVKVRGMRIDPADVERALSRLAGVRQAAVVSRSTDSGDTELIAFVVPEGDDLAGDELGARLLETLPRNMVPAEFVSIPRIPLSPHGKSDRFALMDVLRDRRKGQGVRG, from the coding sequence ATGATGATTCGCGGCAAGCGGGTGGCCCTGCCCTCGGCCCCTGTCGTCCACCAGCGTTTCGAGGCGTACGCCGCGGCGACGCCCGGCGCCGTCGCCGTGGTCTGCGGCGGGGAACATGTGACGTACGGGGAGTTGGACGCCCAAGCCAACCGATTCGCCAACCTCCTCGTATCGAGGGGCTACGGCCGGGGCGCCCTGGTCGGTGTCTGCCTGGGTTACTCGATCGACCTTCTCGTCACCATCCTCGGAGCGCTGAAGGCGGGAGCGGCCTACGTACCGCTCGACCCCACCTACCCGCCGGCGCGACTGCGGCTGCTGCTGGGGCAGGTTCCCGATCTTGCCCTGATCGTCGCCTCCCCGGCGACGGCGGAGCTGGTCGGGTCCGCGACGGTGGAGGTCGTCGACCTCGCAACGCTGCGGACTGACCTCGAAGGCCGTCCGGCGACCGCGCCGGACGTCACGGTCACCGGCGACGACCTGTGCTACGCGATCTTCACGTCCGGGTCGACCGGTGTCCCGAAGCTGACCGCCGTGCGTCACGTGGGCTGGTTCAACCTGCTGAACTGGCTCCAGGACGAGTTCGGCCTGCATCGCGGGTCGAACAACCTCGTCGTCAGCGCGTTCGGATTCGATCTGTCCCAGCGCAGCCTGATGACGCCGCTGTTCTGCGGCGCCACGCAGCATCTGATCGCCAGCCGCAATTTCGACCCCGCCATGGCCTACCGCATGCTGGAGCGCCACGACATTCGCACGGTGCACTGCGCGTCCAGCACCCTTTACGTGCTGGCGGACTGGGAGAAGGCGTCCGGCGGGACGGCCCTCACCGAACTGGACCACCTCCTGTTCGGCGGGGAGCCGCTGCATGTCGAACGGCTCGGGAACCTGGTCGGGCGCGAGGCGGGCGGGTGTGTCCTGCTGCATCAGTACGGCGTGGCCGAGTGCACGGACGTCGCATCCTCCTTCGACCTCGCCGGCTATCGGCCCGGCGACCACGAGATCGCACCGGTCGGCCGTCCCGTGCACAACATGGACATCCACGTTCTCGACGAGCGGATGCGCGGGGTCGGGGCGGGGGAGTACGGCGAGATCGGCATCTCCGGGGCGGGCGTCGGCGCGGGCTACCTCAACGGCACGGGGCCCGAGTCGGCGCGCTTCACGACGGTCGAGGTGGACGGTGTGCCGCGCCGGCTCTACCGCACCGGCGACCGCGGCCACGTGAACGAGGACGGCGAGCTGGTCGTCGCCGGGCGAATGGACGCGCAGGTGAAGGTGCGGGGGATGCGCATCGACCCGGCCGATGTCGAGCGGGCGCTGAGCCGGCTGGCCGGGGTCCGGCAGGCCGCCGTGGTGAGCAGGTCCACCGACTCCGGCGACACGGAGCTGATCGCGTTCGTCGTGCCGGAGGGCGACGATCTCGCCGGCGACGAGCTCGGCGCGCGGCTGCTGGAGACGTTGCCGCGGAACATGGTGCCGGCCGAGTTCGTCAGCATCCCCCGGATCCCGCTGAGCCCGCACGGGAAGTCGGACCGGTTCGCATTGATGGACGTTCTCCGTGACAGGCGAAAGGGGCAAGGTGTTCGTGGATGA
- a CDS encoding acyl carrier protein, which translates to MDEVRAIWCRELECSDITPEQDFFALGGHSVIMARIQRAYIDEMGYEIPMDEMYRYPTIASISAYMESLP; encoded by the coding sequence GTGGATGAGGTGCGCGCCATCTGGTGTCGCGAGCTGGAGTGTTCCGATATAACGCCCGAACAGGATTTCTTCGCCCTCGGTGGCCATTCCGTGATCATGGCCAGAATTCAGCGGGCCTACATCGACGAAATGGGCTACGAAATACCGATGGACGAGATGTACCGCTATCCGACGATAGCGTCGATCTCCGCTTACATGGAATCCCTGCCGTGA
- a CDS encoding thioesterase II family protein has product MSAGSWLVRPASPDSRARIFCFPYSGAGASAFRAWPHTVGDVEICPVQFPGRENRLAEPHYGTYRRLAAALVDGLGPALDRPYAFFGHCAGVLPAFEAAVVLRERGLPQPECLYVSGQLAPHDSARDRMLTMTEPELRADLESVVRGRGLEPWPDMIRMGLSVLLRDLDAAREYRRAEPILVGFPIVVLHWRDDEEVSLDGLQGWRDYAESVEFRVVDGGHHDFMNASADLLHAVTSWR; this is encoded by the coding sequence GTGAGCGCCGGCTCCTGGCTCGTCCGGCCGGCGTCCCCCGACTCCCGCGCGCGAATCTTCTGCTTTCCGTACTCCGGGGCCGGAGCCTCGGCCTTCCGGGCCTGGCCGCACACGGTCGGCGACGTCGAGATCTGCCCGGTGCAGTTCCCCGGCCGTGAGAACCGGCTGGCCGAACCCCACTACGGCACCTACCGGAGGCTGGCCGCCGCCCTGGTCGACGGCCTGGGCCCGGCACTCGACCGCCCGTACGCGTTCTTCGGGCATTGCGCCGGAGTGCTGCCCGCCTTCGAGGCGGCGGTCGTTCTCCGTGAACGGGGCCTGCCCCAGCCCGAGTGCCTGTACGTGTCGGGGCAGCTCGCCCCGCACGACTCCGCGCGCGACCGGATGCTCACGATGACCGAGCCCGAACTACGTGCGGACCTGGAATCGGTCGTGCGCGGCCGCGGGCTCGAACCGTGGCCGGACATGATCAGGATGGGTCTGTCGGTGCTCCTGCGCGACCTCGACGCCGCGCGCGAGTACCGCCGGGCCGAGCCGATCCTCGTCGGATTTCCCATCGTCGTGCTGCACTGGCGCGACGACGAGGAGGTGAGCCTCGACGGGCTCCAGGGGTGGCGCGACTACGCGGAGTCGGTCGAGTTCCGGGTCGTCGACGGCGGGCACCACGACTTCATGAACGCTTCCGCCGACCTGTTGCATGCGGTGACCTCGTGGCGGTGA
- a CDS encoding LmbU family transcriptional regulator, whose protein sequence is MGGDSPVQALDSSAFVTRRGLVLPHQMPFDRWLGVGGYLSDVYSSSAWCLGDWLVYGETAFSGRYQDAVKLTQLDYQTLRNHAWVARRFPMSRRREGLSFTHHAEVAALSEPEQEFWLRKAEEYAWSAKRLRREVKDSLLERTDGSGGRRAGGAGRGAVAVLNMSIPVERLESFQEAASRLGLPLETWAERALASAAAEAFDEQPRAVALTATRSPHATGRRKRS, encoded by the coding sequence ATGGGCGGGGACTCGCCAGTGCAGGCGCTCGACAGCTCGGCATTCGTGACCAGGCGAGGACTCGTCCTGCCGCACCAGATGCCGTTCGACAGGTGGCTCGGAGTCGGTGGCTATCTCTCCGATGTGTACAGTTCCTCGGCCTGGTGCCTCGGGGACTGGCTCGTCTACGGGGAGACCGCCTTCAGCGGCCGGTACCAGGACGCCGTGAAGCTCACCCAGCTGGACTACCAGACGCTGCGCAACCATGCCTGGGTGGCACGGCGCTTTCCGATGTCCCGGCGCCGGGAGGGGCTGAGTTTCACCCACCACGCCGAGGTGGCCGCCCTCTCGGAGCCCGAGCAGGAGTTCTGGCTGCGCAAGGCGGAGGAGTACGCCTGGTCGGCGAAACGTCTGCGCCGGGAGGTGAAGGACAGCCTGCTGGAACGGACCGACGGCAGCGGCGGCAGGCGGGCCGGCGGGGCGGGCCGGGGCGCCGTCGCGGTGCTCAACATGTCGATCCCGGTGGAGCGCCTCGAGTCGTTCCAGGAGGCCGCGAGCAGGCTCGGCCTTCCCTTGGAGACCTGGGCGGAACGGGCGCTGGCCAGCGCGGCGGCCGAGGCGTTCGACGAGCAACCGCGGGCCGTTGCGCTCACCGCCACGAGGTCACCGCATGCAACAGGTCGGCGGAAGCGTTCATGA